In a genomic window of Roseicitreum antarcticum:
- a CDS encoding ParB/RepB/Spo0J family partition protein — MSRKRSIFDIDIPDDLATPVVPDPDTLPDVAPRRGPMASAISENAAALQARADAAAAIRAENDALAHELVALREAGHVVEDLALDQVFTRLLMRDRLPGEDFELAELVTSIREVGLSNPIRVVTRPDGTGYELIQGYRRLSAYRALLEETGDASWGQIPALILPHGEDISGLYRRMVDENIVRKDLSFAEMATAALHYAADPATDAHDLKGAVGKLFQSAPYSKRSYIRAFARLLEVLGPTLMYPTEIPRALGVNVVRAIDEEPDLVRQIKSDLHDWDTRSISDELNVLRRYSDLDALDMEATVPAGSTAPRKPAAQKVNPARTKTTFDVRTRAGRVRCTAGVGRLEIKLDRDFSAMDRGQLERAIASLIDGMS, encoded by the coding sequence ATGAGCCGTAAACGATCCATCTTCGATATCGACATCCCCGATGACCTCGCAACCCCGGTCGTTCCTGACCCCGACACCCTGCCCGATGTCGCGCCGCGGCGCGGTCCGATGGCCAGCGCCATCTCGGAGAACGCGGCCGCCTTGCAGGCCCGCGCCGATGCCGCCGCCGCGATCCGCGCCGAGAACGATGCGCTGGCGCATGAGTTGGTCGCGCTGCGCGAGGCCGGTCATGTGGTGGAAGACCTGGCGTTGGATCAGGTCTTTACCCGCCTGTTGATGCGGGACCGCCTGCCCGGCGAAGATTTTGAGTTGGCGGAGTTGGTCACTTCGATCCGTGAGGTTGGGCTGTCCAACCCGATCCGCGTGGTCACCCGGCCCGATGGCACGGGGTATGAACTGATCCAGGGCTACCGCCGCCTGAGCGCCTATCGCGCGCTGCTGGAGGAAACCGGCGATGCGTCCTGGGGGCAGATCCCGGCGCTGATCCTTCCCCACGGGGAAGATATCTCGGGCCTGTACCGTCGCATGGTGGATGAGAATATTGTGCGCAAGGACCTGTCCTTTGCCGAGATGGCGACGGCTGCGCTGCATTATGCCGCCGATCCCGCAACCGATGCGCATGACCTGAAGGGCGCTGTGGGCAAGCTGTTCCAGTCCGCGCCGTATTCCAAGCGCAGCTACATCCGTGCCTTTGCCCGGCTGCTGGAGGTGCTGGGCCCGACGTTGATGTACCCGACCGAGATCCCGCGTGCCCTGGGTGTCAACGTCGTGCGGGCGATTGATGAAGAGCCTGATCTGGTGCGGCAGATCAAATCTGATCTGCACGATTGGGACACGCGGTCGATCAGCGATGAGTTGAATGTGCTGCGCCGCTATTCGGATCTGGACGCGCTGGATATGGAGGCGACGGTCCCGGCGGGCAGCACGGCGCCGCGCAAACCAGCGGCGCAGAAGGTTAACCCGGCACGTACGAAGACGACATTCGACGTGCGGACGCGGGCGGGCCGCGTGCGCTGCACCGCCGGGGTAGGGCGGTTGGAGATCAAGCTGGACCGCGATTTCTCGGCCATGGACCGGGGCCAGTTGGAGCGCGCCATTGCGTCGCTGATCGACGGAATGAGCTGA
- a CDS encoding RidA family protein, which translates to MTVITRLHPGPRMAQAVIHNGTVWLAGQVGAPGADATAQTHAILDQIDALLLEAGSSKARILNATIWLADMADFAAMNAVWDAWVDPANPPARATSEGKLATPDYRVEIIVTAAVG; encoded by the coding sequence ATGACTGTCATCACCCGTCTTCACCCCGGCCCGCGCATGGCGCAGGCGGTCATTCACAACGGCACCGTCTGGCTGGCCGGACAGGTCGGCGCCCCCGGGGCCGACGCCACGGCACAGACCCACGCCATCCTGGACCAGATCGACGCCCTGCTGCTGGAGGCCGGGTCATCCAAGGCCCGCATCCTGAACGCCACCATCTGGCTGGCCGACATGGCCGATTTCGCCGCGATGAACGCGGTGTGGGATGCCTGGGTTGATCCCGCCAACCCGCCCGCCCGCGCCACGTCCGAGGGGAAGCTGGCCACCCCCGACTACCGGGTCGAGATCATCGTGACCGCCGCCGTGGGCTGA
- a CDS encoding HAD family hydrolase codes for MNVQPKALIFDCDGTLLLTADLHFKAIGAALAAQGASISYDWYVGQSGLSRGDLFQRVAQHHDGPLDLPRLSQDSIDATLRLAHDARPNPSVAALAVRLSGKLPLAVATNSERAIVSAFLEATGLRKHFDAVVAREDAAKPKPAPDLFLRAAHRLGVAPESCLILEDSAEGLAAARDAGMEAVDVRNDTALATLSARLCSVYPADVARPIDQH; via the coding sequence ATGAACGTTCAACCAAAGGCACTGATTTTTGACTGCGACGGCACACTGCTCCTAACCGCCGATCTTCACTTCAAAGCCATCGGCGCCGCCCTTGCCGCGCAGGGTGCTTCCATATCGTACGATTGGTATGTGGGGCAAAGCGGGCTCAGCCGTGGCGACCTGTTCCAACGCGTTGCGCAGCACCATGACGGCCCGCTTGATCTGCCGCGCCTTTCACAAGACAGCATCGACGCGACGCTGCGTCTGGCGCACGATGCACGGCCAAATCCGTCGGTGGCGGCGCTGGCCGTTCGTTTGTCGGGCAAACTCCCGCTGGCCGTGGCGACGAACAGCGAACGCGCCATTGTGAGCGCCTTTCTGGAAGCCACAGGCCTACGGAAACACTTCGATGCCGTTGTGGCCCGAGAAGACGCGGCAAAGCCCAAGCCCGCACCAGATCTGTTTTTGCGCGCCGCGCACCGCCTTGGTGTCGCGCCTGAAAGCTGTTTGATACTGGAGGATAGCGCAGAGGGTCTGGCTGCGGCACGTGACGCAGGTATGGAAGCTGTCGATGTCAGAAACGACACGGCGCTGGCCACACTATCGGCACGCCTGTGCAGTGTTTACCCCGCAGATGTCGCGCGCCCCATCGACCAGCACTAA